The genomic interval GGATGCCCAGTTCTTCGGACGCGATTTGGACGAGCATGGTGTCGTTGCCCTGCCCATTGTCCACCACTCCCGAGATCAGGGTCGCACCGCCGTCCTCGTTGAACTTGACGACCGCCTGGGAGCCTCCGCGAATGCCCAGAGGGAAGCCCGTCTGTACGGAATTGACGCCGATGCCTATGCCATGATTCGGGGGAAGCTTGCCGAAAGCGTCCTTCCAGCCGATTTTTTCCGCGGCTTTCTCGATGCACTCTTTTAATCCGCAGGAAAAAACCTTGGACCCGGTGGGGGTGGTTTCTCCGGCGACTCGGGCGTTCCTGAGCCGCATCTCCACCGGATCGATACCGAGTTCCCGGCCCATGCGATCCAGTTGCTGATCCACTCCGCAGGAAAAGGCGCGGCCGTGAATGCGAATCATGCCTCGAACGGGTTTATTGGTGTAAATCCGGTAGCCGTTAAAGCGTACGTTGGGAACCCGGTACGCCTGTTCCATGCACAGGAAGGGTACGGAAACCGCTATTGGGCCCGTGCTGCTGTAAGCCCCGCCGTCCAGGTAGGTGGTCATTTCACGGGCCTGGACTTCGCCCTTTTGGTTCACTCCGGTCTTGATGTGCGCGATCGACGCGTGCCCCTGCCGCGTGGCCATCGAATTCTCTTCCCGGGTGTACACGATTTTGACCGGTCGCTTGGATTTCATGGACAAAAAGGCGGCGATGAAATCCGCGGGACACACTTCCGATCGACCTCCAAAAGCGCCTCCAATGGCGATTTTGCGCACTTTGACCTTATTCAGAGGAAGCCTGAGGGCGTTGGCCAGCGGTTTGGACTTCATGTGAGGGCCTGCGTTGGGACACCAGATCTCGAGATTGCCCGAGGGATCGAAACGAGCCGTGACGGCGTACGGTTCGGCCATGAAATACGAGTCTTCCGCTGCCCGGAACGTATCTTCGACCACGAGGGCCGACTCCGCGAAACCCGCTTCCACGTTCCCGACCTCGATGGGCACGTGAATGTTGATGTTTCCGGGATGGTCCTCGTGGATGAGGGGGGCGTCGTCGGCCATGGCCGCTTCAGGATCGAACACCGCGGGAAGCGGTTCGTACTCGACCCGTATAAGAGTCAACGCTTCGACGGCGGTGTCCTCATCCACAGCCGCGACGCCCGCCACTTCGTCTCCAACGTAACGAACCTTTTCACATTGGAGCATCTGCTGATCCCGTGTATAGGGAAACACGCCCCATTTTTCGCCGGGCGTGTCCTTGCCGATGACGACGGCTTTTACGCCGGGCAGGGATCGGGCCTTCGAGGTGTCGATATCGAGGATGCGCGCGTGCGGATGCGGGCTCCGAAGGATCTTGCCCACCAGCATCCGCGGAAAGGACAGGTCAGCCGAAAAGAGGGCGCTCCCGGTAACTTTGGACAGTGTATCGATCCTTTGGGCGGACGTGCCGATGATATGGTATTTGGACATATTCGATCCTGTTTTGATCTGCTGAAGGAAACCCACTGAGGGAAACTTTGAAAAGTTTCCCTCAGACTCCCTTCAAACTTCCTGAACATAGCCTCACCGCCTCTGGCGGAGCGGCTTACTTGTCGGGAACACATTTCCCGGGCATCGTACGGACGCCGCTGGACGAACTTACTCAACTTAGGATTACATCTTGTTTCCCTGGCCGAGCCACCACACGCTCTTGTTCCTTCGCGATCCGAGAGCCCTTTAGGGAAAACCGGTTGCAACGCGAAGCGGCGCAACCCGCTTGAAAGTTTTTGGAAGGGGTCCGGGGAAACCTTTTGCAAAAGGTTTCCCCGGACGCTCACCTACAATACCTCAGACATCATGCCTCTTCTTAGCGGCTGCGGCTACGGCTTCGACGGTTTTGGCGTATCCGGTGCAGCGACAGGTGTTGCCGGACAGGGCCTCGCGGATTTCGGTTTCGCTTGGGTCCGGATTTTCGTTCCGCAGAGCTTTTCCGCTCATCAGCATTCCGGGGGTGCAGAAGCCGCACTGCACAGCGCCGTGTTCGATAAAAGCCTGCTGGAGGGGGTCCAGATGGTCTCCGTCGGCCAGACCTTCCACGGTGGTGATCCGGGAGCCTCCGGCCTCCATGGCCAGGGTCAGGCATGACCGGACGGGCCGGCCGTCCATGAGCACGGTGCAGGACCCGCACACCCCCAGGCCGCAGCCCTCCTTGCTTCCGGTAAGACCTGCAAGGTCCCGAAGCAGTTCGAGGAGAGTCCGGTTGGGCTCGACATCGAAGTGCATGTCGTCGCCGTTCACGTTCAGATGGATCTTCACTTTATCCATGGAGGACCTTTCGGAGGTTACGCGCCTTGGGCGGTTTTCAGGGCTTCGGTCATGGCGCGCAGGGCCAGGACGCGAACCATGTTCTGGCGGTAGGCCGCGGTGGAACCCACATTGTCCACGGGATGCGGTTTGGCCTGGGCTTCAGCCATGCGGGCCGCCTCCTGGAAGCGCTGTTCGTTGGGAGCTTTTCCCTGGAGGAGGGTGGAAGCATCCCGGATCATCAGAGGCGCAGCGGACAGGGCTCCCACAGCCAGACGGAAGGTGTCCAATTTTTCGTTCCGCAGAGAAAGTGCGCAGGCGGCGCTCGCGATGGGGTAATCGATGGAGCTGCGAAAACGGAGCTTTTGATAGTTGGCTCCGCTGTGAGGCGGTGGAACGGAAAGGCGGATTTCGGAAAGAAGCTCGTGAGGAGCCAGATCGAACGGCCGTTCCCCTTCACCCGTATAGAATGAATTCAGCGGCAGAAGGCGTTCGGAGTTTTTACCCACGATCTTCAGCATGGCGGAGTACACAAGCAGGGCCGGAGCCAGGTCGGACTGGCATACGGAGCGGCATTTCTGTCCTTTTTCCTCGGCGAAGCAGGTCTGCCCTCCCAGTTTATAGCAGGGATTCCGGGCCGAACGCCAGAATTCGGACTGGTTGTAATACATGCACCGGGTCTGTTGGCAGAGGTTTCCTCCGACGGTGCCGCGTAGGTGCTGAATCGACCGGCTTCCCACGGACCGGGCGGCTTGACGCAGGGCCGGCAACGAGAGGGCGACACGCTCGGAATCGATGAGGTCCTGCAACGTGGTAGTGGCGCCGATGACGAGTTCTCCGGGATCTTCCCGGATAGATCTTAGTTCATCCAGGTCGCGAAGGCTGACGAGGATTTTTGGTGCAAGCAGGCGTTGTTTCAGGCTCACGATCAGATCGGTGCCGCCTGCCAGGATCTTGGCTTCGGGTCCCCATTGATGGAGTGCGTTCAATGTGTCTTCCAGGCGGTTCGATCGATGGTAGGCAAATGTTGGAAGCTTCACGGGACGGTTCTCCCAGAGTAGAAGAGGGGACGCTGAATCTTGACGGAGCATGCCGCCCAAGGAACCATGATGCCCGGAGCGGACTCCAGTACATCTAATAATGGATAGGCAAAGAATCTGTCAACCGCTGTTGTATCGGTCATTCCTTGGAAAGTAAACCCTGAGCTTGCGAAAGGCTCCATGGATGAATTGAATTAATGATAAGCTTCTGATATGTGATGCAAAATGGAAAGCCAAACCGGTTCTTTCTAATTTCACGTGTGGAAATTCTCTTTTTCCCAACTCAAAAGGAAGGCTCTTATTGACTAAAAAGAGTGTATGATCGATCTAGCAACTCTGTCCCGGAGGCGTATCGTAGTGCAACGATCATAGTCAAGGGCCTTGGACTCGTTGATGGTCTTTCCCAATTTCGCTCAGGCGTGCGTGCGGAATTCATGCGCGTGCCTGTTCTTTCCGGAGCTGCAATGGATAACGACGGTTTTCTTCGATTTGGCAGGGCTGCGGTAGGGTTGTTGCTGGTTCTGGCACTGACTGCAAACGGCTGTGAAACCCCTTCTCGCGATCTATTTCAGGGCTATGTGGAAGCGGAATACACATATGTGTCTTCACCTCAGCCCGGTGAACTCACAAATCTGTTCGTGAGGCGGGGGGAAAATGTAGCGGCCGGAACTGTTTTGTTCGAGTTGGAAAGGGAGCCGGAAATCGCCCAGAGGAACGAGGCTGAACAGCGCCTGCAACAGTCAAAAAAGCGCCTCGAAGATCTTCGCAAGGGTATGCGGCCCACCGAGATCGACGCCATCAAGGCGAAGATGGAACAGGCTCGGGCGAGCCTGCGGCTCTCCGAACTCGAGTACGAACGCCGGCGCAAGCTCTTCGCCGACCGGACCATTTCCAAGGAGAACCTGGACCAGGCGCAAACCAAGTACCACAGCGATCGGGCTCTTGTGGATGAACTATCCGCCCAACTGGAAACCGCCCGTCTGGGAGCCCGGGAGGACATCATACGAGCGGCCGAGTCCGAGGTGGCGGCTATGGAAGCTACGCTGGCCCAGGTCGACTGGAGATTGGAACAGAAGACCCAGCTCGCCTCGGAACCGGCGTTGGTTTTCGACACGTACTATACCGTGGGCGAATGGGTTTCGGCGGGAAGGCCCGTGGTGGCGCTCTTGATACGCCGTAACATCAAGGTCCGTTTCTTTGTACCCGAGCCGCTCATTAGCGGGATAAAATTGAATCAGACGATCTCCATCGGTTGCGACGGCTGTCCCGAGGGTCTCCGAGGTCACATCAGCTACATCTCTCCACAAGCCGAGTACACGCCGCCCGTTATTTACAGCCGGCACACCCGTTCCAAGCTGGTGTTCATGGTGGAGGTCCTGCCCGACCGCGAACAGGAGCGGCTGCATCCCGGACAGCCGGTGGATGTAACTCTGATCGAGGATGGAGAGAACACGTGAGCCCGTCGGAAGTGATCATCGACGTGGAAGGCCTGACGAAGCGCTTCGGCCATAAAACCGTGGTGAACGGTTTTTCCATGAAAGTGAGGAAAGGAGAGATTTTCGGGTTCCTGGGTCCCAACGGGAGCGGTAAGACAACGACTATCCGTATGCTCTGCGGACTGCTGAAGCCGGATGAAGGGAAGGGGACCTGTCTCGGGTTGGACATTGTTCATGAGAGCCGTGGCATCAAACCTCAAGTGGGTTACATGGCGCAACGTTTCAGCCTTTATGAAGATCTGACGGTGCGCGAGAATCTGGATTTCACGGCCAGGGTGTATGGCGTGCGACAACGAGCGAAAGCGGTTCGGGGGGTCGTCGAACGGATGGAACTGGGAGAATTCAACAACCAGCTTGCAGGCAGCCTTTCAGGGGGGTGGAAGCAGCGCCTGGCGCTGGCCTGCTGCCTGATACACGCCCCCAAGTTGCTTTTGTTGGATGAACCGACGGCCGGCGTGGATCCAAAAGCCCGGCGGGATTTTTGGGACAGGGTGAACGACTTGACATCCGAGGGTATCACGGCGCTGATCAGCACTCATTACATGGACGAGGCGGAGCGTTGTCATCGATTGGCCTACATTGCTTACGGAAATCTCCTGACATCCGGGACCGCCGAAGAGGTGGTCGCCGGAGAAGGCCTGACGACCTATTCCGTAGCAGGGGAAGATCTCCATGGCCTGGCGAGAGACCTGAAACCTTTGCCCGGCGTGCAACAGGTGGTGTCCTTCGGCAACACGTTGCATGTCAGCGGCAAGGATACCGCCGCTCTGGAAAACAGCCTCTCGCCGTATAAGAACTCGGCGTATCGATGGAAGAAGGTGGATACGAGCCTGGAAGAGGTGTTCATAAGCCTGATGAGCCGGAAGGTGAACTGACCATGCTGGGTGGGAGATTCTCGGGACGGCGGATGTTGGCCATGGTGGTGAAGGAATTCAGGCAAATGCGCCGTGACCGGGTGACATTCGCCATCATGGTCGGCATCCCCATAATCCAACTGATTCTTTTCGGGTTTGCCATCAACAGCGATCCCAAGCACCTCCCGACTGCCGTGCTTTGCCCCGATCCAAGCGTATTTTCCAGGAGCATATTGACGGCCATGCGTAACAGCGCCTACTTTGACATCGTTGCGAAGCCGGACACGGAGGCGGAAGCGACCCGTTTGCTCATCATGGGGGAAGTGCTGTTCGTGGTCAATTTCCCAACGGACTTTTCGCGCAATTTGGTGCGCGGCGAAAGGCCGGCGCTCCTGCTGCAAGCCGACGCCACGGACCCCGTGGCTGTGAGCAACGCCGTGGGGGCGCTCAAGACGCTCGCAAAGTCGGCGCTGAAACGCGACATTGCCGGAAGTCTTACCTACCTACGGGCCGATTTTTCGCCGGTGGACGTGGAGGTGCACCCCAAGTACAACCCCGAGGGCATCACCCAGTACAACATCGTACCCGGTCTCATGGGGGTGGTGCTTACGATGACCCTGGTGATCATTACATCCCTCGCGGTCACGCGGGAGCGGGAGCGCGGCACCATGGAGAATCTCTTGACCACGCCGATCCGTCCTCTGGAGATGATGTTGGGGAAGCTGATCCCCTACATCATGGTAGGGTATATGCAGATGCTTTTGATTGTGGTTGTTGCGCACGTTCTGTTTCAGGTGCCGCTTCTGGGGAGCCTTTCGTTGCTTTTCGCCGTGTCGCTCCTGTTTATTGGAGCAAACCTCTCTGTAGGGGTCACCTTTTCCACCGTGGCCAAAAACCAGCTCCAGGCCGTACAGATGTCGTTCTTCTTTTTCCTGTCTTCCATACTGCTCTCGGGCTTCATGTTTCCTTTTCGAGGAATGCCCGAGTGGGCCCAATGGATCGGAACGTCGCTCCCGCTGACCCACTTTCTGCGCGTGGTTCGGGGCATCCTCTTGAAAGGCAACGGTTTTTCGGACATCTGGGTGCACCTCTGGCACATTCTCCTGTTTCTGGTGATCGTCCTGACGATCGGACTGAAGCGGTACCGTCAGACGTTGGATTAGGATCCCCTCCCAAGACTTTGCATTTTGGGTCCTCCCACTGAACTTGTCCGGATTTCGGATCTTACTGCGTTCGTCCGGAAGGACGTTTGTGATATTGCGATACATCCTCACGAGCGGCGTTGCGGTGGTCCGGTTAGCGTGCGCAGCGAGCATAACCCGACCTATGGGCGCTTCTTGCAGTGTTTCGCTCCTCAACTCAATCCACGCTCTTTCTGAACGATTCACAGGGGACTCCGCCCTCCTCTACGCTGACCGCGACCGGCCCCCCTGGGCCTTTCCGGCGGAGGCTGGTGACCCCTACCCGAGAAGTCTTGGGATGGTTTGGGGAACCCGCTTAGGAAAAGGGTTCCCCAAACCATCCTGAATACATACTTATTCTTGTGTCGCCGGCGGTTGAGGCCTGGGAATTTCCAGCGATTTCGAAAGCGTCAGGTCGGGCAGACTGTACTGATAAACCATGGGGCCGGCAAGGACATACAGGTGAAGCCCATCCGTGCAGATGCCCGAAAGGCCTGGACCCGGCATCGGTCTACCATCGGGTGTGGCCGGAAGCGTAGTGTCCGAATCCGCCAAAACCAATGTCGACCCGAACAACAATACCGTCAAAACCACCAACATGCTCACACTCTTTGTAGTTTTCATTCGTGTTCTCCTAACTTCGTGTATTTTCGGTTTTTCTTCTTTTGTATCTTCCAATCGAAAAGCTTAGAAAAGAAATGAGGAGAAAATATGTAGGAAAAATGGGATCAGTAAGGAGGTGGAAAAAGCTCTTTGGATAGGATCGAAAGATGGTTTAATGTTGAAAACGGACAGGAACAACTATTCCTCTATGAATGCATAGTGGAGGAGAAACCTTGAGGTGGAAACTATTCCACAAGATTTTCGCATCATACTTATTGATGGCTCTGTTGATTGTGGGTCTGCTGGTCGTGACGATGGAGTTCTCGGCGTCTCGGAATTTCGCGGATTACGTGGCCGAGGTGGAACTTGAGAACCTGGATGGCCTGACGAGTGCGCTCGAGGAGGCGTATGCCCGGCATCAGGGGTGGAACGAACTGAGGACGGACCCCGAACGTTGGCGCCAAATCCTGAGAAGCTACCTCCAGGAGGCCGGACTGAAGCGTCCTCTTTTCCCACCTCCTCCGCCACCCCCACCGTTCCCTCCGGAAAGGCTTCTTCGCCCGCCGGATTCATTAGGTTATGAATTGCCGGATCGACGGCCGCCATTTCCGGAGCCGGGTCCTTTGGGTCTGGTGTGGCGACTATCGCTCCTGGACAAGGACAAACGACTGGTCGTCGGGGCTCCCGTTGCGACCCGGAAAGCCAAATTCAGAGAAATAACGTCGGAAGGCGAGCACGTGGGCTGGTTGAGATTAGCGGTGGAAGAACGTTTATCCCACCCGCTGGATCAGGATTTCCTGAAACGGCAATCCAAAGCCTTGTATGCCATCGGAGTCGTGCTGTTGGCGCTGGCTTCCCTCCTTTCCCTGTTGCTGTCCAAACACCTTGCAGATCCAATTCGGCAATTGAGTTTGGGGACCCGGGCTTTGGCCTCTCTGGATTTCGATACCAGCATCGCGGTCCGGACGCGCGACGAACTCGGGCAGCTCGCGGATGATTTTAATTCGATGGCCCGAACGCTCAGAAGATACGAGCAGATGCGGAAACAGTGGCTTTCCGACATCTCGCACGAGATGCGTACGCCCTTGTCGATCCTGCGTGGGGAAATCGAGGCTTTGCAGGACGGCGTTCGGAAGACGGACGCAAAGGCGCTTGATTCGTTGCACGCTGAGGTGCTTTATATCAGCAGGATCGTGGATGATCTTCACGAGCTGACAATGGCTGAGAGCGGCGCCCTTCGTTCGGAGAACAAGGTGATTCATCCAACGGAGA from Deltaproteobacteria bacterium carries:
- a CDS encoding (2Fe-2S)-binding protein, which encodes MDKVKIHLNVNGDDMHFDVEPNRTLLELLRDLAGLTGSKEGCGLGVCGSCTVLMDGRPVRSCLTLAMEAGGSRITTVEGLADGDHLDPLQQAFIEHGAVQCGFCTPGMLMSGKALRNENPDPSETEIREALSGNTCRCTGYAKTVEAVAAAAKKRHDV
- a CDS encoding FAD binding domain-containing protein codes for the protein MKLPTFAYHRSNRLEDTLNALHQWGPEAKILAGGTDLIVSLKQRLLAPKILVSLRDLDELRSIREDPGELVIGATTTLQDLIDSERVALSLPALRQAARSVGSRSIQHLRGTVGGNLCQQTRCMYYNQSEFWRSARNPCYKLGGQTCFAEEKGQKCRSVCQSDLAPALLVYSAMLKIVGKNSERLLPLNSFYTGEGERPFDLAPHELLSEIRLSVPPPHSGANYQKLRFRSSIDYPIASAACALSLRNEKLDTFRLAVGALSAAPLMIRDASTLLQGKAPNEQRFQEAARMAEAQAKPHPVDNVGSTAAYRQNMVRVLALRAMTEALKTAQGA
- a CDS encoding HlyD family efflux transporter periplasmic adaptor subunit produces the protein MDNDGFLRFGRAAVGLLLVLALTANGCETPSRDLFQGYVEAEYTYVSSPQPGELTNLFVRRGENVAAGTVLFELEREPEIAQRNEAEQRLQQSKKRLEDLRKGMRPTEIDAIKAKMEQARASLRLSELEYERRRKLFADRTISKENLDQAQTKYHSDRALVDELSAQLETARLGAREDIIRAAESEVAAMEATLAQVDWRLEQKTQLASEPALVFDTYYTVGEWVSAGRPVVALLIRRNIKVRFFVPEPLISGIKLNQTISIGCDGCPEGLRGHISYISPQAEYTPPVIYSRHTRSKLVFMVEVLPDREQERLHPGQPVDVTLIEDGENT
- a CDS encoding ABC transporter ATP-binding protein, translated to MKVRKGEIFGFLGPNGSGKTTTIRMLCGLLKPDEGKGTCLGLDIVHESRGIKPQVGYMAQRFSLYEDLTVRENLDFTARVYGVRQRAKAVRGVVERMELGEFNNQLAGSLSGGWKQRLALACCLIHAPKLLLLDEPTAGVDPKARRDFWDRVNDLTSEGITALISTHYMDEAERCHRLAYIAYGNLLTSGTAEEVVAGEGLTTYSVAGEDLHGLARDLKPLPGVQQVVSFGNTLHVSGKDTAALENSLSPYKNSAYRWKKVDTSLEEVFISLMSRKVN
- a CDS encoding ABC transporter permease encodes the protein MLGGRFSGRRMLAMVVKEFRQMRRDRVTFAIMVGIPIIQLILFGFAINSDPKHLPTAVLCPDPSVFSRSILTAMRNSAYFDIVAKPDTEAEATRLLIMGEVLFVVNFPTDFSRNLVRGERPALLLQADATDPVAVSNAVGALKTLAKSALKRDIAGSLTYLRADFSPVDVEVHPKYNPEGITQYNIVPGLMGVVLTMTLVIITSLAVTRERERGTMENLLTTPIRPLEMMLGKLIPYIMVGYMQMLLIVVVAHVLFQVPLLGSLSLLFAVSLLFIGANLSVGVTFSTVAKNQLQAVQMSFFFFLSSILLSGFMFPFRGMPEWAQWIGTSLPLTHFLRVVRGILLKGNGFSDIWVHLWHILLFLVIVLTIGLKRYRQTLD
- a CDS encoding HAMP domain-containing protein, translated to MRWKLFHKIFASYLLMALLIVGLLVVTMEFSASRNFADYVAEVELENLDGLTSALEEAYARHQGWNELRTDPERWRQILRSYLQEAGLKRPLFPPPPPPPPFPPERLLRPPDSLGYELPDRRPPFPEPGPLGLVWRLSLLDKDKRLVVGAPVATRKAKFREITSEGEHVGWLRLAVEERLSHPLDQDFLKRQSKALYAIGVVLLALASLLSLLLSKHLADPIRQLSLGTRALASLDFDTSIAVRTRDELGQLADDFNSMARTLRRYEQMRKQWLSDISHEMRTPLSILRGEIEALQDGVRKTDAKALDSLHAEVLYISRIVDDLHELTMAESGALRSENKVIHPTEILKRTVEVFGDRLAQHHIQVILELGSPPGTTLLGDPNRLERLFSNLLENALRYVDKPGTLRILSRQTETELTLNFDDSGPGVPDSSLPRLFDRLYRVDSSRSRSKGGSGLGLAICKDIVESHGGKIAALNAPTDGLRIQMVFPLQRTDEKLRQ